The Mycobacterium sp. 3519A genome contains a region encoding:
- a CDS encoding LLM class flavin-dependent oxidoreductase, with product MFTLRFDMRLSQTAATELYAAAVDMCAWAETRGAVIAVLSEHHATEDGHLPAPHLMAAALAARTRHLAILLAAVPITFWDPVRLAEEMAVLDILSNGRISFAFGIGHRPEEYEHFGIEMHQRGKLADESLALLLRLLRGDPVDHCGRRIHVAPAPVTPGGPAILIAGGSRAAARRAARFGLGFISQTDAPGLSEYYESQCRTFGNAPGPAQFPVSGAPTVVFVADDVDAAWHELGPYLLRDAVMAASYRPGDDSVASISRADSVSALREAQGPYRIFTIDEAAAYVRGGWPLPLHPLCGGVPPEVAWPYLERAVMASERA from the coding sequence ATGTTCACGCTGCGTTTCGACATGCGGCTGTCCCAGACTGCCGCGACCGAGCTCTACGCCGCCGCCGTCGACATGTGTGCGTGGGCCGAGACGCGAGGCGCGGTGATCGCGGTGCTGTCAGAGCATCACGCGACCGAGGACGGGCACCTGCCCGCACCGCATCTGATGGCTGCGGCTTTGGCGGCCCGCACAAGGCATCTGGCGATCCTGCTGGCCGCCGTGCCGATCACCTTCTGGGACCCGGTTCGACTCGCCGAGGAGATGGCCGTGCTGGACATCCTCAGCAACGGCCGCATCTCCTTCGCGTTCGGCATCGGCCACCGCCCCGAAGAGTACGAACACTTCGGCATCGAGATGCATCAGCGCGGCAAGCTCGCCGACGAATCCCTGGCACTGCTGCTGCGACTGCTGCGCGGCGACCCGGTCGACCACTGCGGCAGGCGAATTCACGTCGCGCCGGCACCAGTGACACCCGGCGGTCCCGCCATTCTGATCGCCGGAGGCAGCAGGGCGGCGGCGCGGCGGGCGGCGAGGTTCGGCCTCGGGTTCATCTCGCAGACGGATGCGCCGGGCCTTTCGGAGTACTACGAGTCGCAGTGCCGAACCTTCGGGAATGCGCCGGGGCCGGCCCAGTTCCCCGTCTCCGGCGCTCCCACAGTGGTTTTCGTCGCCGACGACGTGGACGCCGCGTGGCATGAGCTGGGCCCCTACCTTCTGCGTGACGCGGTGATGGCGGCGTCGTACCGGCCCGGCGACGACTCGGTGGCCAGCATCTCGCGTGCGGACAGCGTGTCGGCTCTGCGTGAGGCGCAGGGGCCGTACCGCATCTTCACCATCGACGAGGCGGCCGCCTACGTCCGCGGCGGCTGGCCGCTTCCGCTGCACCCGCTGTGCGGCGGTGTACCGCCCGAGGTGGCGTGGCCCTACCTCGAACGTGCGGTGATGGCGAGCGAGCGCGCGTGA
- a CDS encoding dihydrodipicolinate reductase, translating into MTPLRTVVWSTGGVGSIAVDAILRRPDLDLVGVWVHSADKIGRDAGELIGAAPVGVTATNDADQLIASKPDCVVYAASGPERDAAAIPDYLRLLSAGINVVSTSSTSLVYPPAFYSPAWRDQLDEAAQAGNASFYASGVFPGFGSDQLALLLTTQSKSIRTLKVTEVALNDHYPVADVMRNGMGFGHPLDFEPMLQTPGFIEMAWSAPIHLMAAGLSVHVDEVRGSLDRRLTDRDIEVAFGTIEAGTCGAVCTRAAGVVNGREAIVVEHIIRMARDVAPDWLSSEFDATYRVDIEGDPDIHCSMNLGEAEGHGAGRAAMAATAMRVVNAIPYVVEAPAGLLSSLDMPNTLPRYAFD; encoded by the coding sequence GTGACGCCGCTGCGCACCGTGGTGTGGTCGACCGGTGGTGTCGGGTCGATCGCGGTGGACGCGATCCTGCGACGACCGGACCTCGACCTTGTCGGCGTCTGGGTGCATTCTGCCGACAAAATCGGCAGGGACGCAGGCGAACTGATCGGTGCTGCGCCGGTCGGCGTTACGGCCACCAACGACGCCGACCAACTCATCGCCTCCAAACCGGATTGCGTCGTGTATGCCGCCAGCGGACCGGAACGGGACGCCGCCGCAATACCCGACTACCTGAGGCTGCTGTCAGCCGGAATCAACGTGGTGTCAACGAGTTCCACCAGCCTGGTGTACCCGCCCGCGTTCTACTCGCCGGCCTGGCGTGACCAGTTGGACGAGGCCGCGCAGGCGGGAAACGCATCGTTCTACGCATCGGGTGTGTTCCCTGGCTTCGGATCGGATCAGTTGGCGCTGCTGCTGACCACCCAGTCCAAGTCGATCCGAACGCTCAAGGTGACCGAGGTGGCGCTGAACGACCACTATCCGGTGGCGGACGTGATGCGCAACGGCATGGGTTTCGGTCATCCGCTCGACTTCGAGCCGATGCTGCAGACCCCGGGCTTCATCGAAATGGCCTGGAGTGCACCGATCCATCTCATGGCCGCCGGGCTTTCAGTCCACGTCGACGAGGTGCGCGGGTCGCTGGACCGTCGTCTCACCGACAGGGACATCGAGGTGGCCTTCGGGACGATCGAAGCTGGGACGTGCGGTGCGGTGTGCACGCGCGCGGCTGGTGTGGTCAACGGCCGTGAGGCGATCGTCGTCGAACACATCATCAGGATGGCCCGCGACGTCGCACCCGACTGGCTGTCCTCGGAGTTCGATGCCACGTACCGGGTCGACATCGAGGGGGATCCCGACATTCACTGCTCGATGAACCTCGGCGAGGCCGAGGGCCACGGGGCGGGCCGTGCTGCGATGGCCGCCACCGCGATGCGCGTCGTCAACGCGATCCCCTACGTGGTCGAGGCACCCGCGGGGCTGCTCAGCAGCCTCGACATGCCGAACACGTTGCCCCGCTACGCATTCGACTGA
- a CDS encoding cytochrome P450, which translates to MTDTNAVEVYYDPFDFDIDDNPHPTWKRMRDEAPLYHNEKFNFYAMSRYEDVARELPNFHTYRSGRGTTIDVIMSGIEVPPGVILFEDPPLHDLHRRLLSRVFTPRRMEAIEPLVRQYCVRALDPLIGSGRFDFIEDLGAQIPMRTIGYLLGIPESDQEQIRDSTGRALGLKDGTFRTVAAEAFENSYQLFAEYIDWRADHPSDDLMTQLLNAEIEDDGTLRPLTRTEVLTYTSMIAGAGNETTTRLIGFIGQLLAEHPDQRRQLIDDFALIPRAIEEVLRYEAPSPVQARYVAHDTQCRGETIPEGSVMLLLNGSANRDERHFPDADRFDIHRVGAHLSFGQGLHFCLGSALARMQARVATEEILTRWPEWQVDYDNAAMAHTSSVRGWGKLPVTIG; encoded by the coding sequence GTGACGGATACCAACGCGGTCGAGGTATATTACGACCCTTTCGATTTCGACATCGACGACAACCCGCATCCGACGTGGAAGCGGATGCGCGACGAAGCCCCGCTGTATCACAACGAGAAGTTCAACTTCTATGCCATGAGCCGCTATGAGGACGTTGCCCGCGAACTTCCGAACTTCCATACCTACCGCTCGGGCCGCGGCACCACCATCGACGTGATCATGAGCGGCATCGAGGTGCCGCCGGGGGTGATCCTGTTCGAGGACCCGCCGTTGCATGACCTGCACAGGCGTCTGCTCTCGAGGGTTTTCACACCGCGCCGGATGGAGGCGATCGAACCGCTGGTGCGCCAGTACTGCGTCCGTGCGCTGGACCCGCTGATCGGTTCGGGCCGATTTGATTTCATCGAGGATCTCGGTGCGCAGATCCCGATGCGCACCATCGGTTATCTGCTCGGCATTCCCGAGAGCGATCAGGAGCAGATTCGGGACTCAACCGGTCGGGCGCTCGGGCTGAAGGACGGAACGTTTCGGACGGTCGCCGCGGAGGCGTTCGAGAACAGCTATCAACTGTTCGCCGAGTACATCGACTGGCGTGCCGACCACCCGTCGGACGACCTGATGACGCAATTGCTGAACGCCGAGATCGAAGACGACGGCACACTTCGGCCGTTGACCCGCACCGAGGTGCTCACCTACACCAGCATGATCGCCGGCGCGGGCAACGAGACGACCACGCGGCTGATCGGCTTCATCGGCCAACTGCTGGCCGAACACCCCGACCAACGCCGCCAACTGATCGACGACTTCGCGTTGATACCCCGGGCCATCGAGGAGGTGCTGCGCTACGAGGCGCCCTCGCCTGTGCAGGCCCGCTACGTCGCCCACGACACGCAATGCCGCGGCGAAACCATCCCAGAAGGCTCGGTCATGTTGTTGCTCAACGGATCTGCCAACCGGGACGAGCGACACTTCCCGGACGCCGACCGCTTCGACATCCACCGCGTCGGTGCGCACCTGTCGTTCGGGCAGGGCCTGCACTTCTGCCTGGGATCGGCGCTGGCACGGATGCAGGCGCGGGTGGCGACGGAGGAGATCCTCACCCGCTGGCCGGAATGGCAGGTCGACTACGACAACGCGGCGATGGCGCACACGTCGAGTGTGCGTGGCTGGGGAAAGCTACCCGTCACGATCGGATAG
- a CDS encoding TetR/AcrR family transcriptional regulator — MTPKADLAAHAGHSYDDGTRRTEILQTAASLIASSGLRTSLQEIADAAGILPGSLYHHFESKEAILVELLRRYHADLDRIAEQAQSRLDDPTSLSAFDRIVDLGSAIAQCAVTHGAAMQMTFYEGPRSNPELTALAQQRPTAVLQAMVQTLRAARWSGYLRPDVELPVLADRIVQTMLQVGLDVIRYNASAPKAAALLCRILLEGLATVPPTDEQLDSSKAFVAADEVVQSWHDTDDDADDKGAHIRAVARAEFGRKGYEVTTIRDIAAAAGLGTGTVYRLIGSKEELLASIMQSFGEKVALGWTNVLRSDSSAIEKLDALSWVNTNVLARFGDEFRIQLAWMRQSPPNTPNIGWLFSKRVKQMKSLLAQGIKAGEITIDSPSNEMLSRSVIGVGWIPENILHELGTRASLIHVRDTSLRGVVDRGR, encoded by the coding sequence ATGACGCCGAAAGCTGACCTCGCGGCCCACGCCGGGCACTCGTACGATGACGGCACCCGGCGCACCGAAATCCTCCAAACCGCAGCCTCGTTGATCGCCAGTTCCGGGCTGCGCACGTCACTGCAGGAGATCGCGGACGCGGCAGGCATCCTGCCGGGCAGCCTCTATCACCACTTCGAATCCAAGGAGGCCATCCTCGTCGAGTTGCTCCGGCGCTACCACGCCGACCTCGACCGGATCGCCGAGCAGGCGCAGAGCAGGTTGGACGACCCGACCTCGCTGTCCGCCTTCGACCGCATCGTCGACCTCGGTTCGGCGATCGCTCAGTGCGCGGTGACACACGGCGCCGCCATGCAGATGACCTTCTACGAAGGCCCCCGATCCAACCCGGAACTGACGGCACTCGCCCAGCAACGGCCCACCGCCGTGTTACAGGCGATGGTGCAGACGCTGCGCGCCGCCAGGTGGAGCGGCTATCTGCGGCCCGACGTCGAACTGCCGGTGCTGGCGGATCGAATCGTCCAGACCATGCTGCAGGTCGGCCTCGACGTGATCCGCTACAACGCCAGCGCGCCGAAGGCCGCCGCGCTGCTGTGCCGAATCCTGCTGGAGGGCCTGGCCACCGTCCCACCGACCGACGAACAACTCGACTCCTCGAAGGCGTTCGTGGCCGCCGACGAAGTGGTGCAGTCCTGGCACGACACCGACGACGACGCCGACGACAAGGGCGCGCACATCCGCGCGGTGGCTCGCGCGGAGTTCGGTCGTAAGGGCTACGAGGTCACGACGATTCGCGACATCGCCGCCGCGGCGGGGTTGGGCACCGGCACCGTCTACCGACTCATCGGTTCGAAGGAGGAACTGCTCGCCTCGATCATGCAGTCCTTCGGCGAGAAGGTGGCACTTGGCTGGACGAATGTGTTGCGCTCCGATTCATCGGCGATCGAGAAGTTGGACGCGCTGTCCTGGGTGAACACCAACGTGTTGGCTCGATTCGGTGACGAATTCCGTATCCAGCTGGCGTGGATGCGGCAGTCGCCGCCGAACACCCCGAACATCGGCTGGCTGTTCTCCAAACGGGTCAAGCAGATGAAATCCCTGCTGGCTCAGGGCATCAAAGCGGGTGAGATCACCATCGACAGCCCGTCGAACGAAATGCTGTCGCGGTCGGTCATCGGCGTCGGATGGATCCCGGAAAACATCCTGCACGAACTCGGCACGCGGGCGTCGTTGATTCACGTCCGCGACACCTCTCTGCGTGGCGTTGTCGACCGCGGCAGATGA
- a CDS encoding nitroreductase family protein, whose protein sequence is MNIDQLLTSTRSARKSLDLDAAVDRGDLMECLRIGMQAANGSNQQSWRWLVITDESRRAELAALYRDAYLQRVGGSLIADQIPPDMPGAKIMSSTEWLVENMANVPVLVIPCYEPYLPRVDGDESFFQATVYGSIFPAVWNFALALHSRGYGTCVTTLHLTHEKTVRDMLHIPETYVQGCLLPVGRLRPGVTFTPAARRPIEEVVAFDTWEGGTP, encoded by the coding sequence GTGAACATCGACCAACTCCTGACCTCGACACGGTCGGCACGCAAGAGCCTCGACCTTGACGCCGCGGTGGACCGCGGGGACCTCATGGAGTGCCTGCGGATCGGGATGCAGGCGGCCAACGGTTCCAACCAACAGAGCTGGCGGTGGCTGGTAATCACCGATGAGTCGCGTCGCGCAGAACTCGCTGCGCTCTACCGCGACGCCTACCTGCAGCGGGTTGGCGGCTCCCTGATCGCCGACCAGATCCCCCCGGATATGCCCGGCGCCAAAATCATGTCGTCCACCGAATGGCTGGTGGAAAACATGGCGAACGTGCCTGTGCTGGTGATCCCCTGCTACGAGCCCTATCTGCCACGTGTCGACGGTGACGAGTCGTTTTTCCAGGCCACGGTGTACGGATCGATATTCCCGGCGGTGTGGAACTTCGCGCTGGCCCTCCACTCCCGCGGATACGGAACCTGTGTGACGACACTGCACCTGACGCACGAGAAGACCGTCCGAGACATGCTCCACATCCCCGAGACGTACGTTCAAGGCTGTCTACTTCCCGTAGGCCGGTTGCGGCCCGGCGTGACTTTCACACCCGCCGCCCGTCGGCCCATCGAGGAAGTCGTCGCCTTCGACACCTGGGAAGGCGGCACGCCGTGA
- a CDS encoding SDR family NAD(P)-dependent oxidoreductase translates to MIDFTGQVAVVTGAGRGLGREYALELARRGASVVVNDLGGSMAGDGADAGVAQLVVDEITAAGGTAVASHDSVDSAAGGQAIVQTALDAFGRLDAVVSNAGIFTSVPFDELSADDWRRMLRVHLDGGFYLSQPAYRTMKAQGYGRFVFIASSAGMFGQHLEAHYAAAKAGLVGMTNVIALEGEPHGILANTVLPFGISRMVTETLGDPKVLEENGFFKAIRPELVAPLVVYLASSACHSSHQNFSACAGRFARVFVGLGHGWLADSHDVPTPDDIATHMREISATQPFTVPGSIYEEVFSVTERLGILA, encoded by the coding sequence ATGATCGACTTCACCGGGCAGGTTGCTGTCGTCACGGGCGCAGGCCGCGGACTCGGCCGCGAATACGCGCTCGAGTTGGCAAGGCGCGGTGCCTCTGTCGTGGTCAACGACCTCGGTGGCTCAATGGCAGGCGACGGTGCCGACGCGGGCGTCGCCCAACTGGTCGTCGACGAGATCACCGCCGCGGGGGGCACCGCGGTGGCTTCGCACGACTCGGTCGACAGCGCGGCGGGCGGGCAGGCCATCGTGCAGACCGCACTCGATGCGTTCGGCCGCCTCGACGCCGTGGTGAGCAACGCCGGCATCTTCACGAGCGTGCCGTTCGACGAACTGTCCGCGGACGATTGGCGCCGGATGCTGCGGGTGCATCTGGACGGCGGCTTCTATCTATCGCAACCCGCGTACCGGACGATGAAGGCGCAGGGCTACGGCCGCTTCGTGTTCATCGCCTCGTCGGCAGGCATGTTCGGGCAACACCTCGAGGCGCATTACGCCGCGGCGAAGGCCGGCCTGGTGGGGATGACGAACGTGATCGCACTCGAAGGTGAACCGCACGGAATTCTCGCCAACACAGTGCTGCCGTTCGGCATCTCCCGAATGGTGACCGAGACGCTCGGCGACCCTAAAGTGCTCGAGGAAAACGGATTCTTCAAGGCGATCCGACCCGAACTGGTCGCGCCTCTTGTGGTGTATCTGGCCAGCAGCGCCTGTCACTCAAGCCACCAGAACTTCTCGGCGTGCGCAGGCCGGTTCGCGCGGGTGTTCGTCGGTTTGGGCCATGGCTGGCTGGCGGACTCCCACGACGTCCCCACCCCGGACGACATCGCGACGCACATGCGTGAAATCTCTGCGACGCAACCGTTCACCGTTCCCGGCTCCATCTACGAAGAGGTTTTCTCCGTCACCGAGCGCCTTGGGATCCTCGCGTGA
- a CDS encoding nitric oxide reductase activation protein NorD yields the protein MLASALAGRTVVVAPAAPGEPAWTDGVTVFVDAAADARAQLESVTVQASLLASGGLDSDVVRRLVRHRALTRRYLAVEGQRALAVNDDLLPYSVRTMIDFDLALRADSPAGSLELARGKNIADPPASFGVIKPRNLLGAHAGVAQADGGAIHQARRNPTKDLADLDDESDDADDDYQDPFSSPVGGGGAIGKLLQGMLNRVRQLNGSGPPGADTPTHRSHNGIRGAGIVTSTSRLTEADDTGDSEADGRKYPEWDVHRRRYKRDWCTVNEVDAPVDGHPLAHPDVHALRRPLTRLGIGLDRCHRQAQGDDIDVDAAVEARVELLAGSAPDEAVYVDSLRRRRDLAVLVLLDVSGSSSEAGTFGQTVHEQQREAAAALTVALHELGDRVALYAYQSQGRDAVHMLPVKRFDDNINALVMQRLGSLVPGSYSRLGAAIRHGTAIITEKAGTSRRLLVVLSDGLAYDHGYERDYGAADARRALGEARRRGIGCLCLTIGAATDSGELGKVFGSAAHASIPKPRQLADVIGPLFRAALRSADLRRRVL from the coding sequence ATGCTGGCGTCTGCGCTGGCAGGCCGCACCGTCGTCGTGGCGCCTGCCGCGCCGGGCGAACCGGCGTGGACCGACGGCGTCACGGTGTTCGTCGACGCGGCGGCGGATGCCCGGGCGCAACTCGAGTCGGTGACTGTGCAGGCGTCCCTGCTCGCGAGCGGGGGACTGGACTCTGATGTGGTGCGCAGACTGGTCAGGCATCGGGCCCTGACCCGGCGGTACCTCGCGGTCGAGGGTCAACGCGCACTAGCGGTGAACGACGACCTGCTGCCGTATTCCGTCCGAACGATGATCGATTTCGACCTCGCGCTGCGGGCCGATTCACCCGCCGGATCGCTGGAACTCGCCCGCGGGAAGAACATCGCCGATCCGCCCGCGAGCTTCGGCGTCATCAAGCCCCGCAATCTGCTTGGCGCGCATGCCGGCGTCGCGCAAGCAGACGGTGGTGCCATACATCAAGCGCGCCGCAACCCGACAAAAGATCTCGCCGACCTCGACGACGAATCCGACGACGCGGACGACGACTACCAGGATCCATTCTCCAGTCCGGTCGGCGGCGGTGGCGCGATCGGAAAACTGTTGCAAGGCATGTTGAACCGGGTCAGACAGCTGAACGGCAGCGGCCCTCCCGGCGCCGACACGCCAACGCATCGTTCGCACAACGGCATTCGTGGCGCTGGAATCGTGACCTCGACCTCGAGGCTGACGGAAGCCGACGACACCGGCGACAGCGAGGCCGACGGCAGGAAGTATCCCGAGTGGGACGTACACCGCAGGCGCTACAAGCGCGACTGGTGCACGGTCAACGAGGTCGATGCTCCGGTCGACGGACATCCGTTGGCGCACCCCGATGTCCACGCGCTGCGCCGTCCGCTGACCCGTCTCGGGATCGGGTTGGATCGCTGTCACCGCCAGGCGCAGGGTGACGATATCGACGTCGATGCGGCGGTCGAGGCACGGGTCGAGTTGCTGGCCGGATCGGCCCCCGACGAAGCCGTCTACGTCGACAGCCTGCGACGCCGACGCGACCTTGCGGTGCTCGTGCTGCTCGACGTGTCCGGATCATCCTCCGAGGCAGGAACTTTCGGTCAAACAGTGCACGAACAGCAGCGAGAAGCCGCTGCTGCCCTGACGGTCGCGCTGCACGAACTCGGCGATCGCGTCGCGCTGTACGCCTATCAGTCACAGGGCCGGGATGCGGTGCACATGCTGCCGGTGAAGCGGTTCGACGACAACATCAACGCACTCGTGATGCAACGCCTCGGCAGCCTCGTGCCAGGCTCGTACTCCCGGCTTGGCGCCGCGATCCGTCATGGCACCGCGATCATCACCGAAAAGGCGGGCACCTCGCGCCGGCTGCTGGTGGTGCTGTCCGACGGGTTGGCCTACGACCACGGATACGAACGTGACTACGGCGCCGCCGACGCGCGACGCGCGCTTGGCGAGGCCCGTCGCCGCGGAATCGGTTGCCTGTGCCTCACGATCGGCGCGGCCACCGACAGCGGCGAGTTGGGCAAGGTGTTCGGCAGCGCCGCGCACGCGTCGATACCGAAGCCGCGGCAACTGGCCGACGTCATCGGGCCGCTGTTCCGCGCCGCGCTGCGCAGCGCGGACCTGCGACGCAGGGTGTTATGA
- a CDS encoding CbbQ/NirQ/NorQ/GpvN family protein — MPVKPPRPYYVPVGNEEQVFKAAYRQGLSIALKGPTGCGKTRFVEAMAHDLDRPLVTVSCHDDLTTADLVGRFLLRGGDTEWVDGPLTRAVRDGAICYLDEVVEARQDTTVVLHPLSDHRRQLPIERLGETLEAAPGFCLVVSYNPGYQSVLKDLKDSTRQRMVAIEFGFPTPDVEEKILVNEAGIGHERAAELVRLGQAIRRLQTGGLREVASTRVLIAAGQLIAEGLSPRDAARAAIAGPLTDDAGVTRGLLEMIDAYLSADSPTD, encoded by the coding sequence ATGCCGGTGAAGCCGCCGCGCCCGTATTACGTGCCAGTTGGCAACGAGGAGCAGGTCTTCAAGGCCGCGTACCGGCAGGGGTTGTCCATCGCGCTGAAGGGTCCGACCGGCTGTGGGAAGACGCGGTTCGTCGAGGCGATGGCGCACGATCTGGACCGCCCGCTTGTCACCGTCTCCTGTCACGACGATCTGACCACCGCCGACCTCGTCGGGCGCTTCCTGTTGCGTGGCGGCGACACCGAATGGGTCGACGGTCCGCTGACGCGTGCCGTGCGCGACGGTGCGATCTGCTACCTCGACGAGGTGGTGGAAGCCCGTCAGGACACCACGGTGGTGCTGCATCCACTGTCCGACCACCGACGGCAACTGCCGATCGAGCGGTTGGGGGAGACGCTCGAGGCGGCACCCGGCTTCTGCCTCGTGGTGTCGTACAACCCCGGCTATCAGAGCGTGCTCAAGGACCTCAAGGACTCGACTCGGCAACGGATGGTCGCCATCGAATTCGGTTTCCCCACACCGGATGTCGAGGAGAAGATCCTCGTCAACGAGGCGGGTATCGGACATGAGCGGGCCGCCGAACTGGTCCGGCTCGGACAGGCCATCCGTCGGCTTCAAACCGGTGGCCTGCGTGAAGTGGCCTCGACGCGTGTGCTGATCGCCGCGGGCCAACTGATCGCCGAGGGGTTGAGCCCGCGCGACGCCGCCCGTGCGGCCATCGCAGGCCCGCTCACCGACGACGCAGGCGTCACACGTGGACTTCTCGAAATGATCGACGCCTACCTGTCCGCCGACTCACCCACCGACTGA
- a CDS encoding ABC transporter substrate-binding protein has translation MSYESTAEPIKVGYLMDFTLPPGFPEELSASFTQTFDLVFEEAHSEGLMDRPVQMIYREVEGLPKGSVKAVIDAYGELVDEGCLVVFGPNITDNCVAVREAIEERFKVPAISVTGTDDWLGEWTFAFPQGSMTDEPIFLADLVAKRGLNEIGALVEQNLIGESYLRNLRSACARKGIRIVAEAAIAQTAQDISEAVSTLHEAKAQAIVHLGFGFGIVFINPALEAVGWDPPRFTTTAFQNAWVNPIMWNAFLGWIGVDQYDENNPVGQAWLDRYAKRYNGSRPEYCVSVVNHDVAATLVRAFTDAHPLSPRGVKEALERVKMMPAASGAPGTRVSLGKWTRRAWMGSGYLVARTLDPDGINSHLVDRFGED, from the coding sequence ATGTCCTACGAGAGCACAGCCGAACCGATCAAGGTCGGATACCTGATGGATTTCACACTGCCACCGGGTTTCCCGGAGGAACTGTCGGCGTCCTTCACCCAGACCTTCGACCTGGTCTTCGAGGAGGCGCACTCCGAGGGTCTGATGGACCGCCCTGTGCAGATGATCTACCGCGAAGTGGAAGGCCTGCCCAAGGGTTCGGTCAAGGCGGTGATCGACGCGTACGGCGAACTCGTCGACGAGGGCTGCCTGGTCGTCTTCGGTCCCAACATCACCGACAACTGTGTCGCGGTGCGCGAAGCCATCGAAGAACGTTTCAAGGTGCCCGCCATCAGCGTCACCGGCACCGACGACTGGCTGGGCGAATGGACGTTCGCCTTCCCGCAGGGCTCGATGACCGACGAGCCGATCTTCCTGGCGGATCTGGTGGCCAAGCGCGGGCTCAACGAGATCGGCGCGCTGGTCGAACAGAATCTGATCGGCGAAAGCTACCTGAGGAACCTGCGAAGTGCGTGTGCGCGCAAGGGTATTCGGATCGTCGCCGAGGCCGCCATTGCGCAGACGGCGCAGGACATCAGCGAGGCCGTGAGCACACTGCACGAGGCCAAGGCGCAGGCGATCGTGCACCTGGGCTTCGGCTTCGGCATCGTGTTCATCAACCCGGCCCTGGAGGCCGTCGGTTGGGATCCGCCGCGGTTCACCACCACCGCCTTCCAGAACGCATGGGTGAACCCGATCATGTGGAACGCGTTTCTCGGCTGGATCGGAGTCGACCAGTACGACGAGAACAACCCGGTTGGCCAGGCCTGGCTGGACCGGTATGCGAAGCGGTACAACGGCAGTCGGCCCGAATACTGCGTGTCCGTCGTTAACCACGACGTCGCCGCCACGCTGGTGCGGGCCTTCACCGACGCACATCCGCTCAGCCCGCGCGGCGTCAAGGAGGCGCTGGAGCGGGTCAAGATGATGCCCGCCGCATCGGGGGCGCCGGGAACCCGTGTGTCGCTGGGTAAGTGGACCCGGCGGGCGTGGATGGGATCCGGCTACCTGGTGGCGAGGACGCTCGACCCGGACGGCATCAATTCCCACTTGGTCGACCGCTTCGGGGAGGACTGA